The Cucumis melo cultivar AY chromosome 6, USDA_Cmelo_AY_1.0, whole genome shotgun sequence genome includes a region encoding these proteins:
- the LOC103490946 gene encoding probable sodium/metabolite cotransporter BASS5, chloroplastic isoform X1, with the protein MNLSSSILGKNLLQIHRLHRSQLEFPTCISSRNQSISHPLHRFPPQINGVSVRCSNSFLSSDWSSRFSISTRCVPDSSSESLRLDCDSSSSSPEILNQKKTTFVDVLKQSNSLLPHVVLASTLLALIFPPSFAWFTSRYYAPALGFLMFAVGVNSSEKDFFEAFKQPAAIFAGYVGQFFVKPVLGYLFGTIAVTLFGLPTAIGAGIMLVSCVSGAQLSSYATFLTDPALAPLSVVMTSLSTATAVFVTPFLSLLLIGKRLPVDVKGMISSITQIVVAPIAAGLLLNRFFPRICEAIRPFLPPLSVLVTACCVGAPLAINIHAVISPFGFSILLLIVAFHLSAFIAGYALTGLAFHRSLDVKALQRTLSYETGMQSSLLALALANRFFQDPLVSVPPAISTVMMSLMGFSLVMIWNKGKEKNMMKES; encoded by the exons atgaatttgaGTTCAAGCATTTTGGGGAAGAATTTGTTACAAATTCATCGTCTTCATCGCTCTCAATTGGAATTTCCTACGTGTATTTCTTCTCGTAATCAGTCAATTTCACATCCGTTGCATCGTTTTCCGCCGCAGATTAATGGAGTTTCTGTTCGTTGTTCCAATTCTTTCC TTTCTTCAGATTGGAGTTCCAGATTCTCCATATCCACTAGATGTGTACCGGACAGTTCTTCTGAATCTCTGCGGCTGGATTGTGATTCTTCGAGCAGTTCGCCAGAG ATACTTAACCAGAAGAAAACTACATTTGTCGATGTATTGAAGCAGTCAAATTCTCTTCTGCCTCATGTTGTCCTTGCTAGCACATTGCTTGCCCTTATTTTCCCACCGTCTTTTGCATGGTTTACAAGCAG GTACTATGCACCTGcattagggtttttgatgtttGCAGTTGGGGTTAATTCCAGTGAGAAAGATTTCTTTGAAGCATTCAAGCAACCAGCAGCTATCTTTGCTGGTTATGTGGGCCAATTTTTTGTGAAGCCAGTTCTTGGTTATCTATTTGGTACAATTGCAGTGACCCTTTTTGGTCTTCCTACAGCAATAG GTGCGGGGATTATGCTGGTCTCTTGTGTTAGTGGCGCACAACTCTCAAGTTATGCAACGTTTTTAACTGATCCAGCCCTTGCCCCCTTAAGTGTAGTTATGACATCATTATCCactgctactgctgttttcgTCACACCGTTTTTATCCTTATTGCTCATTGGAAAGAGACTTCCAGTTGATGTTAAAGGGATGATATCCAGCATTACACAGATTGTAGTTGCACCAATTGCTGCAGGCTTGCTTCTCAACCG GTTCTTTCCTAGGATTTGTGAAGCAATTCGACCTTTCTTGCCTCCACTTTCGGTATTGGTTACAGCTTGTTGTGTTGGAGCTCCACTTGCAATTAACATCCACGCTGTCATATCCCCTTTTGGATTTTCCATATTGCTGCTCATTGTTGCTTTTCATTTATCTGCGTTTATAGCCGGGTACGCCTTGACTGGTCTTGCATTTCATCGGTCACTCGATGTGAAAGCACTGCAGAGAACACTATCCTATGAGACAG GAATGCAAAGCAGCCTCCTTGCCCTCGCTCTTGCCAACAGGTTTTTCCAGGATCCCCTCGTTAGTGTGCCCCCAGCAATCTCA ACTGTGATGATGTCTTTGATGGGATTTTCTCTGGTTATGATATGGAACaaggggaaagaaaaaaatatgatgAAAGAGAGTTAG
- the LOC103490946 gene encoding probable sodium/metabolite cotransporter BASS5, chloroplastic isoform X2, whose product MNLSSSILGKNLLQIHRLHRSQLEFPTCISSRNQSISHPLHRFPPQINGVSVRCSNSFHWSSRFSISTRCVPDSSSESLRLDCDSSSSSPEILNQKKTTFVDVLKQSNSLLPHVVLASTLLALIFPPSFAWFTSRYYAPALGFLMFAVGVNSSEKDFFEAFKQPAAIFAGYVGQFFVKPVLGYLFGTIAVTLFGLPTAIGAGIMLVSCVSGAQLSSYATFLTDPALAPLSVVMTSLSTATAVFVTPFLSLLLIGKRLPVDVKGMISSITQIVVAPIAAGLLLNRFFPRICEAIRPFLPPLSVLVTACCVGAPLAINIHAVISPFGFSILLLIVAFHLSAFIAGYALTGLAFHRSLDVKALQRTLSYETGMQSSLLALALANRFFQDPLVSVPPAISTVMMSLMGFSLVMIWNKGKEKNMMKES is encoded by the exons atgaatttgaGTTCAAGCATTTTGGGGAAGAATTTGTTACAAATTCATCGTCTTCATCGCTCTCAATTGGAATTTCCTACGTGTATTTCTTCTCGTAATCAGTCAATTTCACATCCGTTGCATCGTTTTCCGCCGCAGATTAATGGAGTTTCTGTTCGTTGTTCCAATTCTTTCC ATTGGAGTTCCAGATTCTCCATATCCACTAGATGTGTACCGGACAGTTCTTCTGAATCTCTGCGGCTGGATTGTGATTCTTCGAGCAGTTCGCCAGAG ATACTTAACCAGAAGAAAACTACATTTGTCGATGTATTGAAGCAGTCAAATTCTCTTCTGCCTCATGTTGTCCTTGCTAGCACATTGCTTGCCCTTATTTTCCCACCGTCTTTTGCATGGTTTACAAGCAG GTACTATGCACCTGcattagggtttttgatgtttGCAGTTGGGGTTAATTCCAGTGAGAAAGATTTCTTTGAAGCATTCAAGCAACCAGCAGCTATCTTTGCTGGTTATGTGGGCCAATTTTTTGTGAAGCCAGTTCTTGGTTATCTATTTGGTACAATTGCAGTGACCCTTTTTGGTCTTCCTACAGCAATAG GTGCGGGGATTATGCTGGTCTCTTGTGTTAGTGGCGCACAACTCTCAAGTTATGCAACGTTTTTAACTGATCCAGCCCTTGCCCCCTTAAGTGTAGTTATGACATCATTATCCactgctactgctgttttcgTCACACCGTTTTTATCCTTATTGCTCATTGGAAAGAGACTTCCAGTTGATGTTAAAGGGATGATATCCAGCATTACACAGATTGTAGTTGCACCAATTGCTGCAGGCTTGCTTCTCAACCG GTTCTTTCCTAGGATTTGTGAAGCAATTCGACCTTTCTTGCCTCCACTTTCGGTATTGGTTACAGCTTGTTGTGTTGGAGCTCCACTTGCAATTAACATCCACGCTGTCATATCCCCTTTTGGATTTTCCATATTGCTGCTCATTGTTGCTTTTCATTTATCTGCGTTTATAGCCGGGTACGCCTTGACTGGTCTTGCATTTCATCGGTCACTCGATGTGAAAGCACTGCAGAGAACACTATCCTATGAGACAG GAATGCAAAGCAGCCTCCTTGCCCTCGCTCTTGCCAACAGGTTTTTCCAGGATCCCCTCGTTAGTGTGCCCCCAGCAATCTCA ACTGTGATGATGTCTTTGATGGGATTTTCTCTGGTTATGATATGGAACaaggggaaagaaaaaaatatgatgAAAGAGAGTTAG
- the LOC103490946 gene encoding probable sodium/metabolite cotransporter BASS6, chloroplastic isoform X3 has translation MVYKQCFYRYYAPALGFLMFAVGVNSSEKDFFEAFKQPAAIFAGYVGQFFVKPVLGYLFGTIAVTLFGLPTAIGAGIMLVSCVSGAQLSSYATFLTDPALAPLSVVMTSLSTATAVFVTPFLSLLLIGKRLPVDVKGMISSITQIVVAPIAAGLLLNRFFPRICEAIRPFLPPLSVLVTACCVGAPLAINIHAVISPFGFSILLLIVAFHLSAFIAGYALTGLAFHRSLDVKALQRTLSYETGMQSSLLALALANRFFQDPLVSVPPAISTVMMSLMGFSLVMIWNKGKEKNMMKES, from the exons ATGGTTTACAAGCAG TGCTTTTACAGGTACTATGCACCTGcattagggtttttgatgtttGCAGTTGGGGTTAATTCCAGTGAGAAAGATTTCTTTGAAGCATTCAAGCAACCAGCAGCTATCTTTGCTGGTTATGTGGGCCAATTTTTTGTGAAGCCAGTTCTTGGTTATCTATTTGGTACAATTGCAGTGACCCTTTTTGGTCTTCCTACAGCAATAG GTGCGGGGATTATGCTGGTCTCTTGTGTTAGTGGCGCACAACTCTCAAGTTATGCAACGTTTTTAACTGATCCAGCCCTTGCCCCCTTAAGTGTAGTTATGACATCATTATCCactgctactgctgttttcgTCACACCGTTTTTATCCTTATTGCTCATTGGAAAGAGACTTCCAGTTGATGTTAAAGGGATGATATCCAGCATTACACAGATTGTAGTTGCACCAATTGCTGCAGGCTTGCTTCTCAACCG GTTCTTTCCTAGGATTTGTGAAGCAATTCGACCTTTCTTGCCTCCACTTTCGGTATTGGTTACAGCTTGTTGTGTTGGAGCTCCACTTGCAATTAACATCCACGCTGTCATATCCCCTTTTGGATTTTCCATATTGCTGCTCATTGTTGCTTTTCATTTATCTGCGTTTATAGCCGGGTACGCCTTGACTGGTCTTGCATTTCATCGGTCACTCGATGTGAAAGCACTGCAGAGAACACTATCCTATGAGACAG GAATGCAAAGCAGCCTCCTTGCCCTCGCTCTTGCCAACAGGTTTTTCCAGGATCCCCTCGTTAGTGTGCCCCCAGCAATCTCA ACTGTGATGATGTCTTTGATGGGATTTTCTCTGGTTATGATATGGAACaaggggaaagaaaaaaatatgatgAAAGAGAGTTAG
- the LOC103490948 gene encoding uncharacterized protein LOC103490948, translating to MTYYETDNGRRGEVVAEDIEVGIRCDDDGGDHNGDYVRLRQSPCNCQHEVSSDGGDSSSQPCSPARSLWLWVRLVVLFVFLVSLAVVFFKWVGPFFMNKEIIPIINWEAETFSTPVLAVFVFASVALFPSLLLPSSPSMWLAGMTFGYGFGFLLIIPAVTIGVSLPYFFGSLFYRKIQGWLEKYPKRASVLRLAGEGNWTHQFRAVALIRISPFPYIIYNYCAVATNVRYGPYIFGSLVGMVPEIFVTIYTGILIRTLADASQNQQFLSAPQIVFTVVGFCVTAATTVFFTVYAKRKLTELQIEDDQLLQ from the exons ATGACATATTATGAGACGGATAACGGTCGGAGAGGAGAAGTGGTGGCGGAGGATATTGAGGTGGGAATTCGATGCGATGATGATGGTGGTGATCATAATGGTGATTATGTTAGATTGAGACAGAGTCCTTGTAATTGTCAACATGAGGTTTCCTCTGATGGGGGGGATTCTTCTTCTCAGCCTTGTTCTCCAGCTAGGTCTTTGTGGCTTTGGGTTCGTTTGGTGGTGTTGTTCGTTTTCTTGGTTTCATTAGCTGTTGTTTTTTTCAAATGGGTTGGACCATTTTTCATGAATAAG GAAATAATACCGATTATAAATTGGGAAGCTGAGACTTTTAGTACTCCAGTGCTGGCGGTTTTCGTTTTCGCCTCTGTAGCACTGTTCCCTTCATTGCTTTTACCATCTTCACCTTCTATGTGGTTGGCAGGGATGACATTCGGCTATGGCTTTGGATTTCTGTTAATCATACCAGCAGTAACGATTGGTGTATCACTTCCATATTTCTTTGGATCTTTATTCTATCGTAAAATTCAA GGATGGTTAGAAAAATACCCTAAGAGAGCTTCTGTTTTAAGATTAGCAGGCGAAGGAAACTGGACTCATCAGTTTCGGGCAGTAGCACTAATTCGGATTTCTCCATTTCCTTACATTATATATAATTACTGTGCTGTAGCAACCAATGTCAGATATGGTCCTTATATCTTCGGGTCACTGGTTGGAATGGTGCCAGAAATATTTGTTACAATATATAC TGGCATTTTAATCAGAACACTGGCAGATGCTTCACAAAATCAGCAGTTCCTCTCGGCCCCCCAGATTGTGTTCACCGTCGTTGGGTTTTGTGTTACTGCAGCTACTACGGTTTTCTTCACTGTATATGCAAAAAGGAAACTCACGGAATTGCAGATAGAAGATGATCAATTATTGCAGTAG